One stretch of Siphonobacter curvatus DNA includes these proteins:
- a CDS encoding L-threonylcarbamoyladenylate synthase, translated as MNLKTSLQVLRNGGLLLQPTDTVWGLSGDATRSETVALLRDTCQIPTTQGLIVLLWETSVLDRYVVRVPELAYDLIEYAEDPLTVIFPKGKNVAENVLGPDGSLAIRVLKKSPILDLVQAFGRPLVSTIATVAGQPSPRTLADIPENIRQAVQETIPAPAGWQPTKPSRMVRLGVGGEFEFIRK; from the coding sequence ATGAATCTTAAAACTTCACTGCAGGTATTACGAAACGGGGGCTTATTACTGCAACCCACCGACACCGTCTGGGGGCTGAGCGGCGACGCAACCCGTTCGGAAACGGTAGCCTTGCTCCGGGATACTTGTCAGATTCCCACCACCCAGGGATTAATTGTACTTTTATGGGAAACCTCCGTACTGGATCGCTATGTGGTACGCGTACCCGAGCTGGCGTATGACCTCATCGAATACGCCGAAGATCCGCTTACGGTTATCTTTCCCAAGGGAAAAAACGTAGCCGAAAATGTACTGGGCCCCGACGGCAGTCTGGCCATTCGAGTATTAAAGAAATCCCCTATTCTGGATCTGGTACAGGCTTTTGGCCGTCCCTTGGTGTCTACAATAGCTACGGTAGCAGGACAGCCCTCACCCCGTACGCTGGCGGACATTCCCGAAAACATCCGTCAGGCTGTACAGGAAACGATACCTGCCCCGGCAGGCTGGCAACCGACCAAACCTTCCCGCATGGTACGTCTGGGCGTAGGCGGTGAATTTGAATTTATCCGTAAATAG
- a CDS encoding CCA tRNA nucleotidyltransferase, which produces MTEHLKNHPVFPIIARSAAELNVPAYVIGGYVRDLLLNRPSKDIDIVCVGSGIALAEQVAKNAGSEHVSLAVYKNFGTAQVKFDGWEVEFVGARKESYRSDSRKPVVEDGTLEDDQNRRDFTINALALSLNSNDFGALIDPFDGQTDLRRKIIRTPLDPAITFSDDPLRMLRAIRFATQLNFDIDPDTFTGLEQTAPRIEIISQERITDELNKILRTPTPSYGFKLLEIAGLLNLIFPDFVALKGAEQIDGKGHKDNFYHTLQVLDNVCRTSDDLWVRWAAVLHDIAKPATKRFHPKIGWTFHGHEEMGARMVPTIFRKFRLPLGEEMRKVQKLVRLHLRPIALAKDGITDSALRRVMVEAGDDLDDLMRLCRADITSKDGNRVKRYLANFDKVEALMKEVEERDQLRQFQPIITGEMIMDVFDLGPSKEVGQLKNTIREAILEGTLPNDWAHAYPFMLEAGAALGFQPVKELTPPAPRKDQES; this is translated from the coding sequence ATGACTGAACACCTTAAAAATCATCCCGTATTTCCGATTATTGCCCGTTCGGCGGCAGAACTTAACGTTCCTGCCTACGTCATTGGGGGCTACGTACGGGATTTATTACTGAACCGTCCTTCGAAAGATATTGACATTGTTTGCGTAGGTAGCGGTATTGCTCTCGCTGAACAGGTCGCGAAAAACGCCGGTAGCGAACACGTCTCGCTGGCTGTATACAAAAATTTTGGTACCGCCCAGGTCAAGTTCGACGGCTGGGAAGTGGAATTTGTCGGAGCCCGGAAAGAGTCGTATCGTTCCGATTCCCGCAAGCCCGTCGTGGAAGATGGTACGCTGGAAGACGACCAGAATCGGCGGGATTTTACCATCAATGCCCTGGCTCTTTCCCTGAATTCGAACGATTTTGGTGCGTTAATTGATCCTTTTGACGGACAGACGGATTTACGCCGGAAAATCATCCGTACACCTTTGGATCCAGCGATTACCTTTTCGGATGATCCTCTGCGAATGCTGCGTGCCATTCGGTTTGCCACGCAGTTGAACTTCGATATTGACCCGGATACCTTTACGGGCCTGGAGCAGACTGCTCCCCGTATCGAAATCATTTCGCAGGAGCGGATTACTGACGAGCTGAATAAGATTTTACGCACGCCAACGCCTTCCTACGGCTTTAAACTACTGGAAATTGCTGGACTACTAAATCTGATTTTCCCCGATTTTGTGGCGTTGAAAGGAGCCGAGCAAATCGACGGCAAAGGACATAAGGACAATTTTTACCATACGCTCCAGGTACTCGACAACGTGTGCCGAACCAGCGACGATCTGTGGGTTCGCTGGGCGGCTGTACTACACGACATTGCAAAGCCGGCAACGAAACGTTTTCACCCCAAAATCGGCTGGACTTTCCACGGACACGAAGAGATGGGAGCCCGCATGGTACCCACTATTTTCCGGAAATTTCGTTTGCCGCTGGGCGAAGAAATGCGGAAGGTACAGAAGCTCGTTCGTTTGCACCTGCGGCCCATTGCCCTGGCTAAAGACGGAATTACCGATTCGGCCCTTCGCCGGGTGATGGTGGAAGCCGGGGACGATCTCGACGATCTGATGCGGTTATGCCGGGCGGACATTACGTCCAAAGACGGCAATCGGGTGAAACGGTACCTCGCTAATTTTGATAAAGTGGAAGCCCTGATGAAGGAAGTGGAAGAACGGGACCAGCTTCGCCAATTCCAGCCCATCATCACCGGCGAAATGATCATGGACGTATTTGATCTGGGGCCGTCTAAGGAAGTCGGCCAATTAAAAAATACCATTCGAGAGGCTATCCTGGAGGGTACATTACCCAACGACTGGGCTCATGCGTATCCGTTTATGCTCGAAGCCGGAGCTGCTCTGGGCTTTCAACCCGTAAAAGAATTGACGCCCCCGGCTCCTCGGAAAGACCAAGAATCATAA
- a CDS encoding tetratricopeptide repeat protein, whose protein sequence is MLRWLVLGLLFVVHVGTAQTRTDSLRKLNNLAAELAKRGRYDRAAPLLKGALQVEARDTLRYNMALVELAQGHPDQAKQWLTTSLPFANVGLQKGLIAGQQGRFSEALTYFRTTPATPENSDALFYNQAIALWRSAPEKADVYPHIERYLQQSVSTDPKSRLALGQLMAAQNRWDEAVRNFQQARQDGADTQVLLRLGHAHLALNQPEEALQVFQEYLDAGGREGYLAHLGMAYTHYRKGDYAAAGAAFQRVLRIRPNSAEAATGMGHILIGQHLDGKALAQYQRAISYDSTYAPGRLGRAMAYYRLGRYAEAWKDFAASAHIINPDNPDYADFYLCRGFTLIRLKKYRNALTEFENAQKSKPNETAVYAGLSEAYRGLGDFQLAHRNVNEALKREPNHAGLLTNRGNFQLNIEQFNDASDDYKRAIQLDPGNINAHNGVAITDLQRDRIPEALVRYDSLLLKNPRHPMLYNNRGITQSYRGLQLEFEKKETEAQGSYKKSLADFQRAMSIDTAGGYYRNNIGNVYRILNQNDKAVANYNGYLSKTAINNLGVLYAGTKQKRYSYYYITTALQLDSTNFSFLYNRAKLYRSDYPDSLTTRGKYLRAESFISPNAIARKYSKDGYITVYLFDYQYNTYEFEGQPRFPIKADAGKPLEFQTFFDFQSIPEPPKPEPVPRQPREYTYPKGKSLKSPRKSKNRGSTECPV, encoded by the coding sequence ATGCTTCGTTGGCTAGTCCTTGGTTTACTTTTTGTGGTGCATGTCGGTACGGCTCAAACCCGTACGGATTCACTACGTAAACTAAATAATCTAGCCGCCGAACTCGCCAAACGCGGTCGCTACGACCGGGCCGCTCCCCTGCTTAAAGGAGCGTTGCAGGTCGAAGCAAGGGATACACTTCGCTACAACATGGCTTTGGTCGAACTAGCTCAGGGCCACCCCGACCAGGCGAAACAGTGGCTGACTACATCCCTGCCTTTTGCCAATGTAGGCTTACAGAAAGGGCTCATTGCGGGTCAGCAGGGTCGTTTTTCGGAAGCCCTGACTTATTTCCGAACCACGCCGGCTACGCCCGAAAATTCGGATGCTCTGTTCTACAATCAGGCTATTGCCCTGTGGCGATCTGCTCCGGAAAAAGCGGATGTGTACCCGCACATCGAACGCTACTTGCAACAATCGGTGAGTACCGATCCTAAATCCCGGCTTGCATTAGGCCAGTTGATGGCGGCTCAAAACCGCTGGGATGAAGCTGTACGAAACTTTCAGCAGGCTCGTCAGGATGGAGCTGACACGCAGGTACTCTTACGCCTCGGCCACGCCCATCTGGCCCTAAATCAGCCCGAAGAAGCCCTACAGGTTTTTCAGGAATACCTGGATGCGGGTGGCCGGGAAGGGTATCTGGCTCACCTGGGCATGGCCTATACGCATTACCGGAAGGGCGATTACGCTGCCGCCGGAGCCGCCTTTCAACGGGTATTACGCATCCGCCCCAACTCCGCCGAAGCGGCTACGGGCATGGGCCATATCCTGATTGGCCAGCATCTGGATGGAAAGGCTCTGGCTCAGTATCAGCGGGCTATTAGCTATGATTCAACCTATGCTCCGGGTCGATTGGGACGGGCGATGGCCTATTACCGACTGGGACGCTACGCTGAAGCCTGGAAAGATTTCGCGGCGAGTGCTCACATCATTAATCCGGATAATCCGGACTACGCGGATTTTTACCTCTGCCGGGGCTTTACGCTGATTCGCCTGAAAAAGTACCGTAACGCTCTAACGGAATTTGAAAATGCCCAGAAGTCTAAACCTAACGAAACGGCCGTGTATGCCGGATTGAGTGAAGCCTACCGGGGACTGGGCGATTTTCAACTGGCCCATCGAAACGTGAATGAGGCTTTGAAACGCGAGCCCAATCACGCCGGACTGCTAACCAACCGGGGAAATTTTCAGTTGAATATCGAGCAATTTAATGACGCTTCTGACGATTACAAACGGGCCATTCAGCTCGATCCCGGTAACATCAATGCTCATAACGGCGTAGCCATCACTGACTTGCAACGCGACCGTATTCCCGAAGCGTTGGTACGTTACGATAGTTTACTACTGAAAAATCCCCGACACCCGATGTTGTACAACAACCGGGGGATTACGCAATCGTACCGGGGCCTGCAACTGGAATTTGAAAAGAAAGAAACGGAAGCTCAGGGTTCTTACAAAAAATCGCTGGCTGACTTTCAACGGGCGATGTCCATCGATACGGCGGGGGGCTATTACCGGAATAATATCGGTAACGTGTACCGCATTCTCAACCAGAACGATAAGGCTGTAGCTAATTACAATGGCTATCTGAGCAAAACGGCCATCAATAATCTCGGCGTTTTGTACGCGGGAACCAAGCAGAAACGCTACTCGTATTACTACATCACCACAGCCCTGCAACTCGATTCCACCAATTTTTCTTTCCTTTACAATCGGGCTAAACTCTACCGAAGCGATTATCCGGATTCACTGACTACGCGGGGTAAGTACCTGCGAGCGGAATCGTTTATTTCACCCAACGCCATTGCCCGCAAGTACAGCAAAGACGGCTACATTACCGTTTATTTATTTGATTATCAATACAACACCTACGAGTTTGAAGGGCAACCCCGCTTTCCCATCAAGGCCGACGCGGGTAAACCCCTGGAGTTTCAGACTTTCTTCGATTTTCAGTCCATACCCGAACCGCCGAAACCCGAACCCGTCCCACGGCAGCCGCGTGAATACACGTATCCGAAAGGGAAATCGTTGAAGTCGCCGCGAAAGTCGAAGAATCGGGGGAGTACGGAGTGTCCAGTGTGA
- a CDS encoding DUF6438 domain-containing protein, whose product MQKLLFLLAFLAWGCTRKPQDLSLLQGDWVTTNALVRNSLSDQPITFSFEDSLCSYLFASLGYSKYSLQNDTLLIKTVHPLLGNHFHGTKQEASNPAFSIRKLQADRLQLQPANAATQAILKRYNLRPGRVLKLRKLTTKNQIRFRKIGFYSTGCFGSCPWMYLEIDSLGHFLFHGKEDTNPTGLHRGQLPLPFVSLLNNKLQQLDLRTLKPYYAANWTDDQQWGLRITYADQSTEVHVYGYDKEPLELRILFNLLMDLYHHLALTPDSTVLKAFEFKEFMKGKIIPGT is encoded by the coding sequence ATGCAAAAACTTCTCTTCTTACTGGCGTTTCTGGCCTGGGGTTGTACTCGAAAGCCCCAGGATCTTTCCCTTTTACAGGGCGATTGGGTAACCACCAATGCCCTGGTACGTAACTCGTTAAGTGATCAGCCAATAACGTTTTCGTTCGAAGACTCTCTTTGTTCGTACCTTTTTGCCTCGCTGGGGTATTCGAAGTATAGCCTTCAAAACGATACACTCCTGATCAAAACGGTACACCCTCTCTTGGGTAACCATTTCCATGGAACCAAACAGGAGGCTTCAAACCCTGCTTTCTCCATTCGAAAACTACAGGCCGATCGGCTTCAACTCCAACCCGCCAATGCAGCAACCCAAGCCATTCTTAAGAGATATAATCTTCGGCCAGGACGGGTTTTAAAACTACGGAAACTAACGACCAAGAATCAGATTCGTTTTCGCAAGATTGGGTTTTACAGTACGGGCTGTTTCGGCAGTTGCCCCTGGATGTACCTGGAAATTGATAGTTTGGGGCATTTTCTATTTCATGGAAAAGAGGATACGAATCCGACCGGTCTGCATCGAGGACAGCTCCCATTGCCATTCGTGAGCCTACTTAATAACAAGTTACAGCAGCTCGATTTGCGTACGTTGAAACCGTATTATGCAGCCAATTGGACGGATGATCAGCAATGGGGACTTCGTATTACGTATGCGGATCAATCCACAGAAGTTCATGTGTATGGGTACGATAAAGAGCCACTGGAATTGCGGATTCTTTTTAATCTATTGATGGACTTGTACCACCACCTTGCCTTAACTCCTGATTCAACCGTACTGAAAGCCTTCGAATTTAAGGAGTTTATGAAAGGCAAAATTATTCCTGGGACTTAG
- a CDS encoding OsmC family protein: MQVELVRVDDAFHFQASGSSEASVSIDASEAVGGHNAGVRPMELLLMGLGGCTAIDVILVLKKQRLQIEDFRVSVSGEREKIEGTEMSPFRKINLHYQIKGNVPQEKAERAIQLSMEKYCSATAQLSPTAEITHTLTIEGVSPQEIQADSLAE, translated from the coding sequence ATGCAAGTTGAATTAGTTCGCGTTGATGACGCTTTTCATTTTCAGGCTTCCGGCTCTTCGGAGGCTTCGGTATCCATTGATGCTTCTGAGGCCGTGGGCGGTCATAATGCAGGCGTACGGCCGATGGAATTGTTACTGATGGGTCTGGGCGGATGTACGGCCATTGATGTGATTTTGGTGCTGAAAAAGCAACGTTTACAAATTGAGGATTTTCGGGTCAGTGTATCGGGGGAACGGGAGAAAATTGAAGGTACAGAAATGAGTCCGTTCCGGAAAATCAACCTGCATTATCAAATCAAAGGCAACGTACCCCAGGAAAAAGCCGAACGAGCCATTCAGCTTTCCATGGAAAAATACTGCTCAGCCACCGCTCAGTTGTCACCCACGGCTGAGATTACTCATACGCTGACAATCGAAGGCGTAAGTCCTCAGGAAATTCAGGCGGATAGCCTGGCTGAGTAA
- a CDS encoding thymidylate synthase, translated as MKQYQDLLQHILDHGTRKTDRTGTGTISVFGYQMRFNLAEGFPLVTTKKVHTKSIIHELLWFLKGETNIQYLKENGVSIWDEWADAEGNLGPVYGKQWRSWEGPDGQVIDQITQAVDLLRKSPDSRRILVSAWNPADLGQMALQPCHALFQFYVADNKLSCQLYQRSADVFLGVPFNIASYALLTMMIAQVTNLELGDFIWTGGDTHLYLNHLEQVELQLSREPRPLPTMRLNPDVTDLFAFKYEDFKLENYDPWPAIKAPVAV; from the coding sequence ATGAAACAATACCAGGATCTACTTCAGCATATTCTTGACCACGGTACCCGAAAAACGGACCGTACGGGCACGGGCACCATTTCCGTATTTGGCTACCAGATGCGATTCAATCTGGCCGAGGGATTTCCCCTGGTTACGACGAAGAAGGTCCATACCAAATCGATCATTCATGAACTTTTGTGGTTTCTGAAGGGCGAAACTAATATTCAATACCTGAAAGAGAACGGCGTGAGTATCTGGGACGAATGGGCCGACGCCGAAGGGAATCTTGGTCCCGTGTACGGCAAGCAGTGGCGGAGCTGGGAAGGCCCCGACGGTCAGGTTATTGACCAGATCACGCAGGCTGTCGATCTGCTCCGCAAATCGCCCGATTCCCGTCGTATTCTGGTTTCAGCCTGGAACCCTGCGGACCTTGGACAGATGGCTTTGCAACCCTGCCATGCTCTGTTCCAGTTTTACGTAGCCGATAACAAACTTTCCTGCCAGTTGTACCAACGCAGTGCGGATGTATTTCTGGGCGTACCATTCAACATTGCCAGCTACGCATTGCTGACGATGATGATTGCTCAGGTGACGAACCTCGAACTCGGCGATTTCATCTGGACGGGTGGCGATACGCACCTGTACCTCAATCACCTCGAACAAGTGGAGCTCCAGTTGAGTCGCGAACCCCGACCCCTACCTACGATGCGACTGAATCCGGACGTGACCGACTTATTTGCTTTCAAATACGAAGATTTCAAGCTGGAAAACTATGACCCCTGGCCAGCCATCAAGGCTCCGGTTGCGGTATAA
- a CDS encoding Gfo/Idh/MocA family protein, translating into MHSRRDFLQKLTASAITLPFLPKATSLDEFYSKPYDGPVLRVAIMGLGGYGTRVAEAMQSSKMAKLVGVISGTPSKIKDWQSKYKIPEKNCYNYENFDQIKNNADIDAVYVITPNALHHDQVIRVAKAGKHVICEKPMAINAKEGQEMVDACKKANVKLLVGYRMHFEPHTLEIVRMRKAGELGKITFFQGLSGFKIGDPSQWRMNKQLAGGGSMMDIGIYAINGSRYMVGEEPIWVTAQETKTDPQKFKEGVDETITFQLGFPGGAVASCLSSYNINNLDRFFLTGDNGFAELFPATGYGPIKGRTHKGELNQPIVTHQTVQMDEMAAIILQGKQPIVPVDGEEGLKDLKIIDAIYAAVKSGKKENLKL; encoded by the coding sequence ATGCATTCACGTCGCGACTTTCTACAAAAGCTGACAGCTTCGGCCATTACCTTACCTTTTTTGCCCAAGGCTACTTCGCTGGACGAATTTTACAGCAAGCCCTACGATGGTCCGGTCTTACGCGTGGCCATTATGGGTCTGGGTGGTTACGGCACCCGCGTGGCAGAGGCCATGCAATCCAGTAAAATGGCGAAACTGGTAGGTGTTATCAGCGGTACGCCATCGAAGATTAAAGACTGGCAGTCGAAATACAAGATTCCCGAAAAGAACTGTTACAACTACGAGAACTTCGACCAGATCAAGAATAACGCAGACATTGATGCCGTCTATGTCATTACTCCAAACGCCTTGCACCATGATCAGGTCATTCGTGTAGCCAAGGCCGGTAAACACGTGATCTGTGAAAAACCAATGGCTATCAATGCCAAGGAAGGCCAGGAAATGGTAGATGCCTGTAAGAAAGCCAACGTCAAGCTACTGGTAGGTTATCGGATGCACTTCGAGCCCCATACGCTGGAAATCGTGCGAATGCGAAAAGCGGGCGAACTCGGAAAAATCACCTTCTTCCAGGGACTTTCTGGCTTTAAAATCGGCGACCCCAGTCAGTGGCGAATGAACAAACAGCTCGCCGGTGGTGGTTCTATGATGGATATTGGCATCTACGCCATTAACGGTTCCCGCTATATGGTAGGCGAAGAACCCATTTGGGTAACGGCTCAGGAAACGAAAACCGATCCGCAAAAATTCAAGGAAGGCGTTGATGAGACGATTACGTTCCAACTGGGCTTTCCCGGTGGAGCCGTAGCATCCTGTCTGTCGAGCTATAACATTAACAATCTGGATCGTTTCTTCCTGACGGGCGATAATGGTTTTGCTGAATTGTTTCCCGCTACGGGATACGGTCCCATCAAAGGCCGGACGCACAAAGGTGAACTGAATCAACCCATCGTGACGCACCAAACCGTACAGATGGACGAAATGGCGGCGATTATCTTACAGGGCAAACAACCTATTGTACCCGTGGATGGCGAAGAGGGTCTAAAAGATTTGAAGATTATCGACGCGATCTACGCAGCCGTGAAATCGGGAAAGAAGGAGAATCTTAAACTTTAG
- the pafA gene encoding alkaline phosphatase PafA, with translation MHSFKLSFLLLLSPLLLVAQTKKSVQRTMPDRPKLVVGIVVDQMRYDFLFRYSEKYGKGGFKRLLGEGFNCAYTHYNYMPTITAPGHTSIYTGSVPAIHGIVGNDWFDRSLGRDVYCTEDTTVVTAGNNPSPAGRMSPRNVLASTITDQLKIATNFKSKVIGVSQKDRGAIIPAGHTADGAYWFDSRDGSFITSTFYMKDVPQWVKDFNAKKLANKYLEKPWTTLLPIEQYTESTADDMPYEQPIPGEKKPVFPHEVGGTFQGFYENFRKTPFGNSITKDFAIEALKNEKLGKGSVTDFLAVSFSSTDYVGHSFGPNSIETQDTYLRLDKDIEELLTFLDSWVGKENVLVFLSADHGVADVWGFSNEHHIAAGSLDKVTVKARDVLNKAYGEADWIQYYGNYQLYLNPAVLKAKKLTYSDVYPMLRDSIVQMKGVANFINLHSLEAVSMNDNQAYFVKNGYHPRRGGDFMLVSEPGWQDGYTKAGTGHGTLYNYDSHVPCLFYGWKIPHGRTGASTHVADIAATVSYLLDILEPSGCVGKPVLDMVGQIK, from the coding sequence ATGCATTCTTTCAAACTTAGTTTTCTATTGCTGCTAAGTCCTCTGTTGTTAGTGGCACAAACCAAGAAAAGCGTACAGCGAACCATGCCTGACCGTCCCAAGCTGGTGGTAGGGATTGTGGTCGATCAGATGCGATATGACTTTCTGTTCCGGTATTCAGAAAAATACGGAAAAGGCGGTTTCAAGCGGCTTTTAGGCGAAGGCTTCAACTGTGCGTACACGCATTACAATTACATGCCGACGATTACGGCACCCGGCCATACCTCTATTTATACGGGCTCCGTTCCAGCTATTCACGGGATTGTGGGCAATGACTGGTTTGACCGTAGCTTGGGTCGAGATGTCTATTGTACGGAAGATACCACGGTCGTTACCGCAGGTAATAATCCTTCCCCAGCGGGTCGGATGTCCCCCCGCAATGTACTCGCCAGCACGATTACCGACCAGCTGAAAATCGCGACCAACTTTAAATCGAAAGTCATTGGCGTTTCGCAGAAAGATCGGGGAGCGATCATTCCGGCGGGCCACACGGCCGACGGAGCCTACTGGTTCGATTCCCGCGATGGAAGTTTCATCACCAGTACGTTTTATATGAAAGACGTTCCCCAGTGGGTGAAAGATTTCAATGCGAAAAAACTGGCCAACAAATACCTGGAAAAACCCTGGACGACGCTGTTGCCCATCGAGCAATACACCGAAAGTACCGCCGATGATATGCCCTACGAACAGCCGATTCCGGGCGAAAAGAAACCCGTATTCCCGCACGAAGTAGGTGGTACGTTCCAGGGCTTCTACGAGAACTTCCGGAAAACGCCTTTTGGCAATAGTATTACGAAAGACTTTGCTATAGAGGCTCTCAAAAACGAGAAGTTGGGCAAAGGCAGCGTTACGGATTTCTTGGCCGTCAGCTTTTCCTCGACGGATTACGTAGGTCACAGTTTTGGTCCTAACTCAATTGAAACCCAGGATACCTATCTGCGTCTGGACAAGGATATTGAAGAATTATTAACCTTTCTCGACAGCTGGGTGGGTAAGGAGAATGTACTCGTTTTCCTCTCCGCGGATCACGGCGTAGCAGACGTATGGGGCTTCTCGAACGAACACCACATTGCCGCTGGTTCACTGGACAAAGTGACGGTGAAGGCCCGCGATGTATTGAACAAAGCGTACGGTGAAGCCGATTGGATTCAGTACTACGGCAACTATCAGTTATACCTGAACCCGGCCGTACTAAAAGCAAAAAAGCTGACGTATTCAGATGTATATCCCATGCTACGTGATTCCATCGTGCAAATGAAAGGGGTAGCAAACTTCATCAACCTGCATTCACTGGAAGCCGTTTCCATGAACGACAATCAGGCGTACTTTGTAAAGAATGGCTATCACCCGCGTCGGGGTGGGGATTTTATGCTGGTGTCGGAACCCGGCTGGCAGGATGGCTACACCAAAGCGGGTACGGGCCACGGTACGCTCTACAACTACGATTCACACGTACCTTGCCTGTTCTACGGCTGGAAAATCCCGCACGGTCGTACGGGGGCCTCGACTCACGTAGCCGACATTGCTGCAACGGTATCCTACCTGCTCGACATCCTCGAACCTAGTGGTTGCGTAGGTAAACCAGTGCTGGACATGGTGGGTCAAATCAAGTGA
- the arfB gene encoding alternative ribosome rescue aminoacyl-tRNA hydrolase ArfB produces the protein MLPDLYPELQFQTSRSSGPGGQNVNKVESKVEVRLNIQTSQILTDEQKQKLFQRLASQLSTQGELIITAQQSRSQLTNKEQAVKKLYAVLEKAFREPRVRKATKPTKASTQERLQSKRLASERKASRSRKNWEE, from the coding sequence ATGTTACCCGATCTATACCCTGAACTCCAATTTCAGACCAGTCGTTCCTCCGGACCGGGTGGACAGAATGTAAATAAGGTTGAAAGCAAAGTGGAAGTTCGTCTCAATATTCAAACTTCCCAAATTCTAACGGATGAGCAAAAACAGAAGTTATTCCAACGTCTGGCCTCTCAGCTCAGTACCCAGGGTGAACTCATTATAACGGCTCAACAGTCGCGTAGTCAGCTTACGAATAAAGAACAGGCCGTCAAGAAGTTATACGCGGTTTTGGAAAAAGCTTTTCGCGAACCTCGCGTACGCAAAGCCACTAAACCCACCAAAGCCTCCACGCAGGAAAGGCTCCAGTCCAAACGGCTGGCTTCGGAGCGGAAAGCGTCACGTAGTCGCAAAAACTGGGAAGAGTAA
- the dinB gene encoding DNA polymerase IV, with translation MLATFRKIIHIDMDAFYASVEQRDNPELRGKPLAVGGSRERGVVAAASYEARKYGVRSAMASVTALRKCPHLLFVRPRFDVYKAVSVQIREIFARYTPMIEPLSLDEAYLDVTENLKGIETATQIAQEIKNQIREETGLTASAGVSFNKFLAKIASDYNKPDGLFIIKPKQAEAFVAGLHVKDFHGIGKVTADKMHKMGIFTGADLKAQPLEVLVKHFGKVGRWYYQIARGQDDRLVNPDRIRKSIGAEETFSTDLEDVELLLNELWPITEEVWRRAERAQAYGKTVTLKVKFGDFEQITRSRTSLQPITEQAFYERMVRELFEGIFPLRMGIRLMGVTLSNLERADEWDGRQLTFHF, from the coding sequence ATTTTGGCAACATTTAGGAAAATCATACATATTGACATGGACGCTTTCTACGCCAGCGTCGAACAGCGGGATAATCCGGAGCTGCGGGGGAAACCGCTGGCGGTGGGGGGTAGCCGTGAACGGGGTGTGGTGGCGGCAGCTAGTTACGAAGCCCGTAAGTACGGCGTTCGCTCGGCAATGGCCTCGGTAACGGCGTTGCGGAAGTGTCCGCACCTTCTTTTTGTCCGGCCGCGATTTGATGTGTACAAGGCGGTTTCGGTTCAAATTCGCGAAATTTTCGCCCGCTATACGCCTATGATTGAACCGCTTTCGCTGGATGAAGCCTACCTCGACGTTACCGAAAACCTGAAAGGGATCGAAACGGCTACGCAAATTGCTCAGGAGATCAAAAACCAGATTCGGGAAGAAACCGGACTGACGGCTTCAGCGGGGGTATCCTTTAACAAATTTCTGGCCAAAATCGCCTCCGACTATAACAAGCCGGATGGTCTTTTCATCATTAAACCCAAACAGGCAGAAGCGTTTGTGGCGGGCTTACACGTCAAGGATTTTCACGGGATTGGTAAGGTTACTGCCGATAAAATGCACAAGATGGGCATTTTTACCGGAGCCGATCTGAAAGCTCAGCCGCTGGAGGTACTGGTGAAACATTTTGGAAAAGTGGGTCGTTGGTATTACCAGATTGCCCGGGGACAGGATGATCGGCTGGTCAACCCCGATCGGATTCGGAAGTCCATCGGAGCGGAAGAAACCTTTTCGACGGATCTGGAAGACGTGGAATTATTGCTGAATGAACTCTGGCCCATTACGGAGGAAGTGTGGCGACGAGCCGAGCGGGCTCAGGCGTACGGCAAAACGGTAACGCTGAAAGTGAAGTTCGGTGATTTTGAACAGATTACTCGCAGTCGAACCAGCCTGCAACCCATTACCGAACAGGCGTTTTACGAACGCATGGTACGGGAGCTGTTCGAGGGGATTTTCCCCCTCCGCATGGGGATTCGGCTTATGGGAGTCACGCTGTCGAACCTGGAGCGGGCAGATGAATGGGATGGGCGGCAGCTGACGTTTCATTTTTGA